The window atgGATAAAGTTCAGTATATTCTccaaaccagtggttctcaagcttgAATGGGCACAACTAttgcaaaaatgcaaaaagtatttagaaatacaaagaatatattttaaatataattctgaTTCAGATACTTCCTAAAATACAGAAATCCTTTCTATACCAAAAGAACATAATGATTCTGATTGTTCTCTtaactggggaaagggaaaggcaTGGCCTGTCATAAACTGATTCCATGgatatttaaagagatttttctgggtaagaattagaagaaaaagaaaaagaatcacccCATCTTCCTTCTTCTCTAGTCAATTGCCTACAGGAAGGAGGGTTAAGTTTTTGGGCCTGAGGAAACAGTGTGGCCCCCAGGCAGGCCCCTGACATACCCCTTCCCTCACCCCATTGCCAGGGCATTAGCCTCATCTTAGCCTAATGCAGCAGGAGTTTCTGGAAAACTTTGAAAAGAGAGCAAAGGGAGCTGCTTTCTCAACTGCATTCTGCACACAAGAAGACAACCTCAGTGCAGATCCAGCGGGTCTCTGAGCCTCATAGAAAGAGGAGCTACCTCTCTGAAGCTGTGGCCCAGAAATCTACGGGTGAGTTCATCTCTGGTACTGAGCACATCGCTAGCAGCCACCTGGACAGACACGTGGAGAATGAGGAACAGGCTGGGTGAGGTCAGGGGAGTGAGGCCAGACACTCCACTCAACACCTTCCATTCCTTCAGCTCTTGAAGACCAGCCAGGCTGTAAGTCCCTGCTCATCAGCCCATGCAGAGAAACTCAAGCTCTGAGAGTGTCCTGAGACCCGTCCCCTGGGAAGCCACAGGTCTGTTTGGCACTAGCACAGCACCAGCAGGCAGTGTGCCAAGGGGGTTGACTGTGTTACAATTTGCATTTTCAACTCTACCAAACACCTCATGCTGCGCTGAAAGTGGACAGCTTCTCAGGGACCCAGCCTGAGACACGTCAAGGAATCCAGATGGGGTCAGGGCACTGTCCGTTCCCAAAGTCTTTCTCGAAGCAGCCACTGTCCTTTGGGGTTCTCTGTCTCATAGTAGTCCTCCCCAGGAGACATCTGGGGCTCCAACGCAAAGAGCTCTGCATCCCACTCCATATCTTCTCCTGAGAAGTTGAAAAGGATCTGTCTGGAGTTCCCCAggctggaaggaaggaatgaggcAGGAGGTTAAGTTCGGCTTGGCTGGCCACACAGAGGGAAGGGATGCTCGATTACCACCATTCTCATGGAGACCCTCAGATTGCTGCCCCAGTCCTGGGTCTTGGGGAGGACCGAATGGTGTCACCATGGGGGCCATGGGTGGACATTAGCTGGACCTTGGCCTGGCCTTGAAGGGGAAGGATGGGTGGTGAGGGCCGGGTTGTGATTTTAATATGTCCAGTGCGAGGTCTGTTACTGTGGGAGGAAAATGCTATCTAGAAAACCCCTAAATCCAACAGGGTTTAGTGGCTTTTGTAGAAGCAAAGAAAGACAGCTGGTGAGGCTTGACAGGCCCTTCCATTGTGACAGGTAAGGCCCTGCAGCATGGCCTGGGTTGCCCAAACCCAGAAAGAACTTACCTCTCTGAGTGAGTAGATAACAGGAATTTGACGGTTAGTAATGGTAACTAGGCCTGAAGGAAGAGGATCTAAAAGGAAAGAGGCCAGAGGAGATGGTGGTAAGATGGCCCAAGAGGGGCCTGGCCAGCAAGAAGTTCTACATCTCGGAGCCTGCCCAGTGCCTTTTAGAGAAGGGCATCTGATTCATTTGATGTTGGTTTCCTTTTAGTGCTATGCTCTGTTCAACCTCAAACTCATTATAAGTCTGTAGCACGCAATGTGTCAGTGGCACTGGGGGGAATCCATGAAGGTGGATGGCACAGTGCATGGGCTAAGTGGGCCAGAAAGAAAGGGAGGCAGACCCAGGAAGAAGCAAGTTAGGAACAGGCAACAGTAGtgcaccaggctagagtgcagactACCAAAAACAATGTTGAAACTAAGACCTCCCCaacactacatatatatatatatattcattatatataaaaaaaaatttggcatgTAAGATGGGGCTCGAGGCACCTTAAGGATCACCCCAAGCGTCTGGAGGCCATGAGAACATCTTGGTCATGCTATTTAGCCCAAGTACTTACTCTTTTTTGCAGGCTTTGGGCTTAAATTTCCAGGTGTTGAAGGCCCCTTCCACAGCCTTGGGCAAATAAATGGGGTGCCTCTCAAGTCTCCTCTGAGTGCCCACGGTCCTGCGCTCAGTGCTCCTTCGAAACTGGCCGTCCACAGTATGCACAGTGTGAGCAGCGATATCCTCGGAGTGTCTGCGCGGCGCCCGCAGGATCCAGTTAGAATGCAAGCTGTGCTCCCGGGAGCTGGTGGCCACTGGAAGAGAAAAGCATGTGACCCGGGAAGGAAGGACTTGCCCTTGGGAGGCACATAAGGCAAAGGAGAGGGCGGATTGGACTGAACACTCACAGGAAATGGGTATAGGCAACCATGATCCTAATAGCGAATTCTTGGAAAGGCCTGATAGCCTAGCAAAGCAGATTTCACTCTGCAGTTGCGGTGCAGGAGGAATGCAATGGAATATATGTCCATTAAAATTGAGGACataggccgggtgtgggggctcacgcctgtaatcccagcactctgggaatctgaagcaggcggatcacctgaggccaggagttgagaccagcctggccaacatggagaaaccccatctctattaaaaacacaaaaattaaccgggggcgtggtggcaggcgcttatAATCACAGccacccgagaggcagaggtagcagtgagccgagaccacatcactgcactccagcctggatgacagagcgagactccatctcaaaaaaaagaagaagaagaaaaaaaaaacctgaagacaCAGATCTATATTTGTTGACTTGGAAAGTAGCCCAAGATGTATTGTAAATTGTTAAATGAAAGGAGATCctagttttatttcaaaaaaattaaaatgagtctgtgagtttatgtgtgtgtgagagtgtgtgtgtgtgtgtgtgtgagagagagagaaaaccacaCTCAAAAGGACATATCCCCAAATGTTAACAGTGATGATGATCTCTGGGTGGTTGTTTTACAGGTCATATTTTTTGCTCTCTTCTTTATGCTTTGGTATGTTTTTTGTTATCAGAGGAGAAAAGTGGCCATTTcatgaactgaataaaaatgactTGGTCacactcatttttattaaaaatcataacTCTGAAAATGACCCTTGCATCCTTAGTGGATTTTGTCATTCCTTCAGCAATATCCTGAATTTCCTAGGCCTCCTCACTCCCGGGGCAGGGCTGCTGTCTGTCAGGGACTGGAGGGGCTGcgtgggagaggaggaggagaagaataaGCTTGGGGAGCAGAGTTaaccttctgtgaaactgcaaaGAACCCAATTTGAAACCCCAAATCCCACAGACTCACATCTATCAAGGccagaacaacaacaataaatcaCAAGCTTCTTTCAAGCGTTAGGGAAAATACTCATGAATTATTTAATATTGGTACCAAAAGCTTTGACCTTAGTATAAGGGGCCAGTGAGCCCCCTGAATAAAACCATCATTAATTGACACCATGGGGGGCAAGTCAAAGATTAAACAAACTGTCTGACATTCGCATGACGGAATATAAAGGGGGCTCAGCTGATGTGTTTGGATTTTTTGCTCTCCATCAGGAGGGATGCCCCAGGACACACCTTAGTGAGGAGGGAAGCATGGCCTCAGGCCTCACCCCACTCCAGCTCTAGCAGTCCAGGCTGCATCTGGGCAGCCACGGTGGGCCTCTCCTGCCCTGCGCACCACCCTACTACCTAACCTAGGTATGGTCGGAAGCTGGATTCTCAAATACAGTttgtccattcctttttttttttttttttttaagttgtggtGAAGCGTacagaacataaaatttaccatcatcaccatttttTAAGTGTGCCGTATAGTAGCGttcagtatattcacattgtgcaAGCGATCTCTGGAActctttcatctcaaaaaactgaaactgtaccctTTAAATGACACCCCTCATTGATTCTCCTTCCTTCATCATTTCCCTATTGCTGTCCTTCTTGGAGTCTTAGGAAAGTCTCAACTTTCTCAGCCGTGGTAAGTGGACCGCAGAGAAAACATTGTCCAAACATGGCGCCAGAGTGTTGGAGGgacaggctggagcagtggcagCAGAGACAACGGAAGTAAGAGATCCCCACAGAGGATGGGCTCAGGGCCTGACTCCAGCTTGGAGGTGCAGGGTTTCCCTTCAATCAGGGAGGTAGGATTCCTGGTGGCCTATCCTGTAAATCCACCGCAGAGCCCCCAGCCCGTCCTCACAGCATCGCAGCCCCACCCGCCTTCAGACACCATCTTCCCACTGCCTTCCTGGCACTCACCATCAAAGTCCACGTCTTCATTGGGTGGGGTGGCCTCGGCAGCCCGGGGCCGTCTCTCTGTATCCAGCTCTGCAATGATGGAGTCAAAGAAGGCAATGGCCTCGGCCACATCGGCACTGAACTGCGAGTATTTCTTTGGGGTTGCTTTCTGCTAGAggtgaaggggaggagagagagttgCCTGAGGCAGTAAGCCAGAGACTCAGAAAAGGGTGAAATGTTGTTAAAACGAAATGCGCATGGGGTTAGGGAGTTGTGAGGTTTCAAAGGTAACTATGAATAAGTGCCCTGTGAAAGGAGGGTAGATACTCCAGGTCCACGATTGCTGTAGGTCAATGGATTTCTAATTATGTCAAGAAGGGAGAGTGAAAGGACAAGATCTACTTCTTTCTTGGTCACAAATTTGCTGTCAGACATTAGGCAAaataattaatctttttttaGCCTTGTTCCTTGCTGATAAACACCCAATTAGGAGATTGTACAGTTCCTTAGGTAGGTGGTGAGATGCTCACAGcagaaaagaaatgatagatCTCCAGATATGTTGAAAATGCTCTAAGAGTTGTCAGTTTCTATAATAActcaattgtacattttaaaataactaaaggagtatAGTTGGATTTTTTGAaacacaaaggacaaatgcttgaggggatggataccgcgttttccatgatgtgattatttcacattgcatgcctgtctcaaaacatctcatgtaccctgtaaatatataccccataaatatatacctaccatgtacccacaaaaatcaaaaataaactttttttttaaataaagatgttttcagtTTCTAAAGGAACCAAATTTACCCTCAAATCatggaataaattaaaattagtatGGTTGTTTGAAAAGTACaaggaataataaaatagagaGTTTCAAGAATCTGTTCAGTAGCTAACCAGGTTCCAGGCTTTTTCCTGACCATTCCCTTCATGATCTTCACAATAGTCCTGTCATAAGTGACTGACATCATGGAAGTTCACGATCCAAGATGGATTTCAGTGGAGAACTCATGGTCTCTAGAACTGACCAAATCAATATGTGTACTAATAAAAAACTCTCTGAGGAATTTAGGAAATAAGAGGACttggggagagaaaaaaagggacAGATGTGTTAACATGGGCACTTTTGAtccaatgtaattttattttatacggGCATTTTGAAAATAGGATGGTATTAAAAGTGAATATGATTTAGTTATAGACAGGTGTGTCAGGAAAGAAAATGACAGCATCTCTATCTGTACAAGATGTTTATTAAGTGTATGCATTTTGTACTactaagaaacatttttaaatagagaagttttttccttttatacttGCAAAATATCAAAGGAAAGCTCTAAGAGCTTTCTTAGAGGAAGAGGTTGAAGGACCACAATATATaccttgatatgatttggctctgtgttcctacATATATttcatcctgaattgtaatctccacatgtcaagggagagacctggtgggaggtgatttgatcatggggacggtttcctctttgctgttctagtgatagtgagttatcttgagatctgatggtttaaaagtgtggcacctcccctttGCTcgccctctctctcctgctgccttgtgacgAAGATGCCTactctcccttcaccttccaccatgattgtaagtttcctgaggcctgcccagccatgcggaactgcgagtcaattaaacctcttttatttacaaAGTACCCAGTCTGGGGTAGGATCTTTACAGCCGTGTCTCCTAGTCCTTCTGCTCCATCACACTGGTCACCTCTCCACCTGCTTTCTGGCTGGCAGAAGCTTTTGGAAATCTCTCTTCCACGGATggcctttctcttttaaaatgaaactgaagAGAGGAAAAGTAGAAACTTCAAGAACATAGAGAACAAGAGAAAGGTCATCCATGGAAGAGAAATTTCCAAAAGCTTCTGCCAGTCAGAAAGCAGGTAGAGAGGTGACCAGTGTGATGGAGCAGAAGGACCAGGTCCCAGAGCATCATGGGTGGGGTGGCAGCTGAGAAGAGGGACAATTCAACCTTCAGGAAGTGGAGACGCTCTAGACTGGATGACACCAGGCGCAACAAGGGCTGGGCATGGGATGAGACTAAAACACCAGGAGGCCCAGTCTCTGAGTGCAGCAGGCCCAGTTGCCAGGCATCCTTCTTGCAGGCAAGTGACAGAAGGCTTATGCCTGGAGGTGGGTCCACACTTGTTCATTCTCCCTGCATTTTCTCATGCTGCTTCCTTTGTCTTGCATGTTCTCATTGGCTGACTTCCAATTCATCCACTGAATCTTGGCTGAGACTgctccttctccaggaagcctacCCCTCTCCTGGGCTAAGTTTCCATCCTCTAGGTTCCCATGGGTTTCAGTACCTAACCTAAGTCTATGATGACGGATATCATTTTAGAGATTTTGGCAAAgtggagaagagagaaacaaagagtgGATAAAGTCATTCTTTGGCTGACCCCTGAGGAAGGATGAGTATTATTTAATAGTAATGCAAGGTCCATGGTGGTTTTGCACCTCAAAACCTCCACATGGAGGGGACATCTCCAAGTCTTCAGAAGGCAACTGTCATCAGTGTTTAGCTTAATGCAAAGGTCTCAATCTTGTTTGTGTCCATCATATTGTTTTATCTGGGTTACCCTGTTATTCAATTTAAGTGATTCAGTCCTAAGTGTCTCTGGAGGGAGGGTTTGGCTAGCAGCTCAAAGCGGCCTGATTCAGTTGCTGTCAATTGTTAAAGAGTTAGGAAAAGAGTCAATGTTGGTGTCTTAGCTATTAAAGGCTAAGAAAGCATCCTACCATTGGCTAGCTTAACATGAATGTTGTCTTGTTGTGAATCTCCTGAATCTCCTCAAGTATTATCCTCTGAGGATAACATttataaactagaaaaagaaaacactagcaTAGAAATCACCACCTCAGCCGCTGAActctctgtcatccaagctagtAGACAATAGCCCTTTAAGCTTCACCTTCGCTGGAGGTGAGATTCCAAATATTCAAACACGTCACCTATTTCAAAAACTTCAGCTTTAGGATTCAAAAATTGGGTCACTTTCCCACACCTTGTCATTTCTGCTTAAGCTCAGCAGCAATTACCATCCCAAGATCACTCAGAAACACTGACAAGTGAGCTCCTTGGGTGACACTGAAGAACCTGTTCTTCCAGGTCCCACTTCTCAGGCTCTGCTGGCCCAGTCAATCCACAGTCATTATAAAACTGTTTTCTGTTGAAAGAGCTTTTAGATCCTGCTGTGGCTGGGGAGTGAGTCAGTGGTGGCACATTGGTGACATTATTTGTGACTGACCCATATGTGCTTGTGTGACTAACTCTCGTCACACAAGAGGGCTTTCCTCCACTTGTCCGATTATTCTTCATTAGTCTCCCCACTGCCTTGCCCCAAATCCTTTATGGGATAAGGCAGGGGCATAAACACATGtaagtgaataaacaaattgttttattcttctacttagccctgcctgccttccctgccTGCTTTCCCTGCCCCTTGACTCAGTCTGAGATCCCAGTCCTGAGAATGATAATGCTATCCCCCATCAGTGGCAGGGTGACCCTGTAACAGTGGTACCTAATCCCAGTGGTTGTTAGACTTTCCTGGGTGCTTTTAAAGAATATCTATGCGTGCCCTTTTCCTAAAGCAATGAATTTAGACAATTAAGTGATTCTAATACACAGTGGCTGAATCATCACTCTACAAGGACCTG of the Chlorocebus sabaeus isolate Y175 chromosome 3, mChlSab1.0.hap1, whole genome shotgun sequence genome contains:
- the C3H13orf42 gene encoding uncharacterized protein C13orf42 homolog, producing the protein MFRKIHSIFNSSPQRKTAAESPFYEGASPAVKLIRSSSMYVVGDHGEKFSESLKKYKSTSSMDTSLYYLRQEEDRAWMYSRTQDCLQYLQELLALRKKYLSSFSDLKPHRTQGISSTSSKSSKGGKKTPVRSTPKEIKKATPKKYSQFSADVAEAIAFFDSIIAELDTERRPRAAEATPPNEDVDFDVATSSREHSLHSNWILRAPRRHSEDIAAHTVHTVDGQFRRSTERRTVGTQRRLERHPIYLPKAVEGAFNTWKFKPKACKKDLGNSRQILFNFSGEDMEWDAELFALEPQMSPGEDYYETENPKGQWLLRERLWERTVP